In a genomic window of Paroedura picta isolate Pp20150507F chromosome 14, Ppicta_v3.0, whole genome shotgun sequence:
- the VSTM2B gene encoding V-set and transmembrane domain-containing protein 2B, producing MGNRGLFGALCYLMLHVPWLFVAEATFTEVPKDVTVREGDDIEMPCAFRASGSTSYSLEIQWWYLKEPARELAHELAISSPGSRSKVTNKDATKISTVRVQGNDISHRLRLSGVRRQDEGVYECRVSDYSDEDTQEHKAQALLRVLARFSPPDVQAAEAVSHIQRSGPRRTSPSGRATAEPGLGDKRLLPAQGEAAAAASASAAASPPAAAASASSSSSAACPSSAPTLAAAAAAASSSASPRPGTATLLRQQHGSGTDRIYATDPFLCTFLLMLHKLVHLLLSL from the exons CACGTCCCTTGGCTCTTCGTGGCGGagg CTACATTTACGGAAGTTCCGAAAGATGTGACTGTTAGGGAGGGAGATGATATTGAGATGCCTTGTGCGTTCCGGGCCAGCGGATCCACCTCTTACTCCCTGGAAATCCAATGGTGGTACCTTAAAGAACCAGCCCGAGAGCTCGCCCATGAATTAGCCATCAGCAGCCCCGGCAGCAGAAGCAAG GTAACAAACAAGGATGCAACTAAAATCAGT ACGGTGCGCGTCCAAGGCAACGACATCTCGCATCGGCTGCGGCTGTCGGGGGTGCGGCGGCAGGACGAGGGCGTGTACGAGTGCCGCGTCTCGGACTACAGCGACGAGGACACGCAGGAGCACAAAGCCCAGGCGCTGCTGCGGGTCCTGGCGCGCTTCTCGCCGCCCGACGTGCAAGCGGCCGAGGCCGTCTCGCACATCCAGAGGAGCGGCCCCCGCAGGACCAGCCCGTCGGGACGCGCCACCGCCGAGCCCGGCCTGGGAGACAAGCGCCTCCTGCCGGCGCAGggagaagccgccgccgccgcctcggcctcggccgccgcctccccgcccgccgccgccgcctcggcctcgtCGTCCTCTTCGGCCGCCTGCCCGTCGAGCGCCCCCACCctggcggccgccgccgccgccgcctcctcgtcGGCCTCGCCCCGTCCGGGCACGGCGACCCTCCTCCGCCAGCAGCATGGATCAG gTACAGACCGTATTTACGCGACAGACCCGTTCCTCTGTACATTCCTGTTAATGCTGCATAAGCTTGTACACTTACTATTAAGCCTCTGA